The Pseudomonas pergaminensis nucleotide sequence CTTCTTCCCACAACAACTTCCACCCTTCAAGGGTTGAAGTTTCTGATAGCCCGCGATTAATCGTCCAAACCGGGTAAGCGACGGGCAATCTCGTCACCGGTGAATTGCGGCAACAACCCTGTTGCGGTGTTGAATAACCGCAATGCCACAACGTGCGGGTTCTCACCTATATCAAACCAGTGCGCCATGCCGGCCGGGATCACCAGCAGGTCGTTTTTCTCACAACGCACGGCGTAGACAGAGTCGCCTATGTGCAGGGCAAACAGGCCCTGCCCTGCCAGGAACACCCGTACGTCGTCTTCGCTGTAGCGGCGTTCATCCAGAAACTGCGCACGCAGTTCGTCCTTTTGCGCGTGGTCGCCGGTAACCCTGAGCACTTCCACGCGGGCGTAGCCAAGGGCATCGACCTGCGCCTGGTAGGCCGCAACCAGTTCAGCATCGCTGGCGCCCTTCTCGGTCGCGACGGGTTGCCAACGCTCAAAGCGCACACCCTGTTCGGCGAGGGTCGCGGCGATGTCATCGAAATGGGTCAGGACCTTGTTCGGAGTGTCCGGTGTAGCGACGGAGTAGACAGCGACATAACTCATTGAAGGGTTCCTTGGTTCTGCTCGTGCAATCGAAGACCGATGATGATGGCGGCGGCCAGGGCCGCGACACTGGCGATACTGAAGGTCAGGGTCGGCCCCAACAGGTTCCAACTGTAACCCGAATACAACGCGCCCAATGCGCCGCCGGTGCCGGCCAGGGCGGCGTACAGCGCCTGGCCCTGACCTTGTTGCCTGTCGCCGAAACTGCGCTGCACAAAGGCAATCGCCGCCGCATGAAAACTACCAAAGGTGGCGGCGTGCATCACTTGCGCCAGCAGCAGCACCCAGAAAAACTCGGCAAACGAGCCCAGCAGTAACCAGCGCAGCGCCGCCAACAGGAAGCTGGCCAGCAGCACCCGGCGTACTGAGAAGCGCGAGAGGATGCGGCTCATGGCCAGGAACATCAACACTTCCGCCACCACCCCCAACGCCCACAGCAGGCCGATCACGCCACGGCTGTAGCCCAGGTGTTCGAGGTGCAGGGTCAGAAAGGTGTAGTAGGGGCCGTGACTCATCTGCATCAAGGCCACGCAGGCGTAAAACGCCAAGACCCCGGGGCTGCGCAGTTGCTTGAGAAAGCCATCGCCCGCCAGGCGGTTACCCTGGGTGGCGGGCTGCGCATTCGGCACCCACAGGCTCGCGCCAATGATGCCGGCCATGATCACCACGACCACCACCGGGTAGATGTCCAGGCTCAGCCAATCGAACAGGCGGCCCA carries:
- a CDS encoding 1,2-dihydroxy-3-keto-5-methylthiopentene dioxygenase, yielding MSYVAVYSVATPDTPNKVLTHFDDIAATLAEQGVRFERWQPVATEKGASDAELVAAYQAQVDALGYARVEVLRVTGDHAQKDELRAQFLDERRYSEDDVRVFLAGQGLFALHIGDSVYAVRCEKNDLLVIPAGMAHWFDIGENPHVVALRLFNTATGLLPQFTGDEIARRLPGLDD
- a CDS encoding MFS transporter; its protein translation is MTPALPYWRLSSFYLFYFALLGATAPFLALYFDHLGFSSARIGELVAIPMLMRCVAPNLWGWLGDYTGRRLAIVRFGAVCTLVSFSLIFVSHTYAWLALVMALHAFFWHAVLPQFEVITLAHLQKQTARYSQIRLWGSIGFILTVVIMGRLFDWLSLDIYPVVVVVIMAGIIGASLWVPNAQPATQGNRLAGDGFLKQLRSPGVLAFYACVALMQMSHGPYYTFLTLHLEHLGYSRGVIGLLWALGVVAEVLMFLAMSRILSRFSVRRVLLASFLLAALRWLLLGSFAEFFWVLLLAQVMHAATFGSFHAAAIAFVQRSFGDRQQGQGQALYAALAGTGGALGALYSGYSWNLLGPTLTFSIASVAALAAAIIIGLRLHEQNQGTLQ